TTCTATTCTTGTGCCACTAGCAATTGCTAGTATCGTTTATGGCTATATTTTAGAAAAATTTAGCATAAAGAAAATTTTAGTTTTTGCCTTTTTTGCTTTTGGCGTATTAGAGCTTATGTTTGCTTTTTGTAATGACTACTATTTTTTGCTAAACATTAGAGGGCTTCAAGGTCTCATCGCTCCAGCTGCTTTAACTGGCATAATGAGCTATATCTCAACTAATACCTCCAAAGAAAATATCGCAAGTGCAATAGGCGTTTACATAGGAATAACAATACTTGGTGGATTTATAGGGCGGTTTTTATCAGGACTTAGTTATGATATCTTTAACTCTTGGCGGGTATTTTTTGCTATTTTAGGAGTTGTTTTGTTAATGTCTGCTTTTATGCTTACTAAAATTTCAAGTAAAGTAAGTGTAAGTCCTGTAAAACCAAAGCTTGGCGATATATTTAAGATCTTAAAATTTAGATCAAATGCCCTTATAGTTGCTTATATATTTTGTCTGTTTTTTAGCTTTACAGCTGTTTTAAATTTCTTACCATTTGAGTTAAATAAACTTGGCGGAAATTTTAGCGGGACAAAAACAGGACTCATTTATTTTGGGTATTTTATAGGTGTTTTAGTAGCTTTTAATTCTAACAGGATAGTTTCGTTTTTTGGAAATGCCCCAAAAGCGATGTTTTTTGGTGCTATAGTTTTTATATTTGGGCTTTTTTTTCTTGAATTTGATAGCTTTTGGATTATATTTTGTGCGATGCTTGTTGTGTGTTTTGGAAATTTTATAGGTCATAGCATTGCATCTGGATATATAAATAGAATAAACGACACTCATAAAGGTATAGCAAATGGGCTTTATGTGAGCATTTATTATCTTGGTGGTTCTCTTGGAAGTGTAGTTCCAAGCTTCATTTATTCTGGATATGGCTGGAAAATTTTTCTTATATCTATTGGAATTTTAGTTGTGATTTCTCTTATTTTTTCAGGACTTTTAAGTGTTAAGAGATGAGAATTTTCTATTTGTCTTGATATTTCTGATCAATTTAGTCTGCCTTTTGTTTGCAATCTCAAATTTAAGCATAAGTCATTATGAGGCTCAGATTTTTTTTAACTCTGAAAATTTAGTAAGCTTTTTAGCAAATTTATCTTGTCATCTCTTTGGGCAAAATGACTTTGCTGTGCGTTTACCTTTTCTTTTGATACATTTAATCAACTGTATCATAATGTATAGATATTCAAAGCTTATCCTAAAAAGAAAAGGCGATAGATTGCTATGTGTAAGCATTTATATGTTTTTGCCTGGAACTATGGTAAGTGCGATTGTGGTAAATGAAGCTGGCATAATTTTATTTTTTACTCTGCTTTTTTTGTATTTATATGAGAGCAAAAGATCTTTTATATCATATATGGTTTTGACTATTGCTTTATTTGTTGACTCTGCTTTTGGCATTTTATATCTTGGCGTTTTATTTTATGCTATATATGATAAAAAAAGAAATTTAGCCATTGTTGCAATTGTTCTTTTAATGATATCAATTATATTTTATAACTACGACATACATGGTAAACCAAGAGGGTATTTTTTAGATGCTGTTGGAATTTATGCAGCTGTTTTTTCTCTTTTTGGATTTTTGTTTTTTATATATGCTGTTTATAGAATTTGGATTAAGGAAAGAAAGAGCCTTCTTTGGTTTATAGTTATTACTGCATTTTTGTTAAGCCTTATTTTGTCTTTTAGGCAAAGATTTGATATAGAGAAATTTTTACCATTTGCTACAATAGCTGTTCCGCTTATTGTTAAAGTTTTTTTTAGCTCGCAGCGTATAAGACTTCCAAAATTTAGAAAAAAACATAACTTTTTTGGACTGCTAACTTTGATATTTTTAGCTATTCACTCTTTTTTTATAATAAACAGTCAAATTTTGTACCCGATTGTTTTTAAAAATGAA
The sequence above is a segment of the Campylobacter corcagiensis genome. Coding sequences within it:
- a CDS encoding MFS transporter; the protein is MSKKAEIYIMYFCAGLTLCVMYGVQPIQPVFMEILGISKFEASLFTTSILVPLAIASIVYGYILEKFSIKKILVFAFFAFGVLELMFAFCNDYYFLLNIRGLQGLIAPAALTGIMSYISTNTSKENIASAIGVYIGITILGGFIGRFLSGLSYDIFNSWRVFFAILGVVLLMSAFMLTKISSKVSVSPVKPKLGDIFKILKFRSNALIVAYIFCLFFSFTAVLNFLPFELNKLGGNFSGTKTGLIYFGYFIGVLVAFNSNRIVSFFGNAPKAMFFGAIVFIFGLFFLEFDSFWIIFCAMLVVCFGNFIGHSIASGYINRINDTHKGIANGLYVSIYYLGGSLGSVVPSFIYSGYGWKIFLISIGILVVISLIFSGLLSVKR
- a CDS encoding glycosyltransferase family 39 protein, whose translation is MFAISNLSISHYEAQIFFNSENLVSFLANLSCHLFGQNDFAVRLPFLLIHLINCIIMYRYSKLILKRKGDRLLCVSIYMFLPGTMVSAIVVNEAGIILFFTLLFLYLYESKRSFISYMVLTIALFVDSAFGILYLGVLFYAIYDKKRNLAIVAIVLLMISIIFYNYDIHGKPRGYFLDAVGIYAAVFSLFGFLFFIYAVYRIWIKERKSLLWFIVITAFLLSLILSFRQRFDIEKFLPFATIAVPLIVKVFFSSQRIRLPKFRKKHNFFGLLTLIFLAIHSFFIINSQILYPIVFKNEPSRHFIYKFDIAKDLANELKSKDINSVITLDSELRVRLKFYGIQSGGRYILSSENIGISKHEIDIVKFGNTVVKFYLL